The proteins below are encoded in one region of Rahnella sikkimica:
- a CDS encoding SDR family NAD(P)-dependent oxidoreductase, giving the protein MTKRFDNRVVLVTGGTDGIGLTTAKSFAEQGAHVYITGRRQDRLNEALKGIGNGAVGVQGDVSSQVDLDRLYAQIQQEKGHVDVVFANAGISESAPIGGIEEDHFDRVFGINVKGTVFTVQKALPLMTAGGSIILTGSGAGSKGFANLSIYSATKAAIRSLARTWTTDLKSQGIRVNVVSPGMVLTPAMRTYLQNNEGSEAWMQQAIPFGRLARTEEIAKAVMFLASDESSFVGGEELFVDGGFVAV; this is encoded by the coding sequence ATGACAAAACGGTTTGATAACAGGGTGGTGCTCGTTACTGGCGGCACCGACGGCATCGGTCTGACCACTGCCAAATCCTTCGCCGAGCAAGGCGCTCACGTCTACATCACTGGTCGCCGACAAGATCGACTGAATGAAGCCTTAAAGGGAATCGGGAACGGTGCCGTGGGAGTGCAGGGCGATGTCAGTAGTCAGGTGGACCTTGATCGCCTGTACGCGCAAATTCAGCAGGAAAAAGGCCATGTGGATGTGGTTTTTGCCAACGCAGGAATATCAGAATCAGCACCGATTGGTGGCATTGAGGAAGATCACTTTGATCGTGTGTTCGGCATTAACGTGAAAGGGACTGTCTTCACCGTGCAGAAAGCGTTGCCGCTGATGACGGCTGGCGGCAGCATCATCCTGACCGGATCAGGTGCAGGCAGCAAGGGTTTTGCAAATCTTTCCATTTACAGTGCGACGAAGGCGGCGATCCGCTCGCTTGCGCGTACATGGACTACAGATCTGAAAAGTCAGGGCATCCGGGTAAATGTTGTTTCGCCTGGAATGGTGTTGACCCCCGCGATGCGGACCTATCTGCAAAACAATGAAGGTTCGGAAGCGTGGATGCAGCAAGCGATCCCATTCGGCAGGCTCGCCAGAACCGAAGAAATTGCAAAGGCGGTCATGTTTCTGGCTTCTGACGAAAGCAGCTTTGTCGGCGGTGAAGAACTGTTCGTAGATGGCGGCTTCGTTGCTGTTTGA
- a CDS encoding TetR/AcrR family transcriptional regulator: MTHETTLRADAQRNRERILAAAEEVFLVKGASASLDDVAKCAGVGIGTLYRRFPTREDLLAAAYSARFLTFAENSRARATELGPLSGLQAYLEELVHLTTVYRGLASSLGTVLQIGTPGCLATSAEGRRLLDQTQRLGAIRPDFTFDDLVCIATAILLCAENDISPKTRISHLVNLFVNGAVVR; the protein is encoded by the coding sequence TTGACCCACGAAACAACTTTAAGGGCCGACGCCCAACGAAACAGAGAGCGCATTCTCGCAGCCGCCGAAGAAGTGTTTCTGGTGAAAGGCGCGAGCGCCTCCCTGGACGATGTTGCGAAGTGTGCCGGGGTCGGTATCGGTACGCTGTATCGGCGCTTTCCAACACGCGAAGACCTGTTGGCTGCGGCCTACAGCGCCCGCTTCCTCACTTTTGCAGAAAACAGCCGCGCCCGAGCTACCGAACTTGGCCCATTAAGCGGCTTGCAAGCCTATTTAGAAGAACTGGTTCACCTCACGACCGTCTATCGCGGCCTTGCATCCTCACTCGGCACTGTTCTCCAGATCGGAACGCCGGGCTGCCTCGCAACGAGTGCGGAAGGTAGACGTCTTCTTGACCAGACTCAAAGGCTGGGAGCTATTCGGCCTGATTTCACCTTTGACGATCTGGTGTGCATTGCCACGGCCATCTTACTGTGTGCCGAGAACGACATTTCGCCGAAAACACGAATCTCGCATCTGGTGAATCTCTTTGTAAATGGAGCTGTGGTGAGGTGA
- a CDS encoding LysR family transcriptional regulator, with translation MNLNALSDFILVATNEGLGKASRASGISKATLSRRIADLEEQLGVRLIERSSRGLKLTEAGTTLMLRTEGLLSEVSEAMTAVGDGVSTPRGRLRVAAPALFSQLAMGRIGAEFCAAYPEIEIEIVAEDRMVDLIEEQFDVAIRINPSPDSNLVGRCFARDRLVVVAAPQIIRPIPGAIRAIPAIVTSGFQPRNWTLDGGKLVLEPIPKLRFSSLLMVRDAAIAGGGAALIPQSIAWNQLARGDLVQWGIASGPEPTLWVLHTSRRLAAPKVRAFVDFLCARYPHMSLVLNG, from the coding sequence ATGAATCTGAACGCACTGTCTGATTTTATACTTGTCGCAACGAATGAGGGGCTTGGGAAGGCAAGTCGTGCGAGCGGCATTTCCAAAGCCACGTTATCGCGACGCATTGCCGATCTTGAGGAGCAACTGGGTGTGAGGCTGATCGAACGTAGCTCTCGTGGTTTGAAGCTCACCGAAGCCGGTACGACGCTGATGTTACGGACTGAAGGTCTGTTGAGTGAAGTGAGCGAAGCCATGACGGCGGTCGGTGACGGTGTTTCGACGCCCCGCGGTCGCTTGCGTGTCGCAGCTCCGGCCCTGTTTTCCCAGCTTGCCATGGGGCGTATTGGGGCCGAATTCTGTGCGGCCTACCCTGAAATTGAAATTGAAATAGTGGCGGAAGACCGCATGGTGGATCTCATCGAGGAACAATTTGACGTCGCGATCCGGATCAACCCGAGCCCCGACAGCAATTTAGTCGGACGGTGTTTCGCAAGGGACAGGCTGGTTGTTGTGGCAGCGCCTCAAATAATCAGACCAATACCCGGAGCAATAAGGGCAATACCAGCTATTGTCACCTCTGGTTTTCAGCCCAGAAACTGGACTCTGGATGGAGGCAAACTAGTTCTGGAACCAATCCCAAAGCTGCGCTTCTCTTCGCTACTGATGGTCCGGGATGCGGCTATCGCCGGCGGCGGCGCTGCCCTCATTCCGCAGTCCATCGCATGGAACCAGCTTGCCCGCGGCGATTTAGTTCAGTGGGGCATCGCGTCGGGCCCAGAGCCGACACTCTGGGTATTGCATACTTCCAGGCGGCTTGCTGCGCCAAAGGTTCGCGCATTCGTCGATTTCCTGTGCGCCCGATACCCGCATATGTCTCTTGTTCTCAACGGATAA
- a CDS encoding NADP-dependent oxidoreductase codes for MNNIQRAVLIRHYGGADAAEVAEIEKPTPGQGQVLVRVLAAGVNGIDWKVREGLLQNDFPLPLPIILGAELAGIVVAVGPGTSRFHIGDRVMGAIEGLGAYAEFVAINEVILSPTPEGLKNIHAAAIPVAAVAAWNSLYQAGPLYRGQRILIHGAAGGLGSYAVQFAKREGAEVFATAGSADLDFVRSLGADHVIDYHSQRFEDVARNINLVLDYVGGDVLDRSWQVLTEDGVITGTTSPDILARKPANRRGFWFMNKPDPVLLETLAREVASGTLQSRIGGIVGFADIPNAIERNRTASRTGKVIADFSR; via the coding sequence ATGAACAATATACAACGTGCTGTACTGATCCGACACTACGGCGGGGCTGATGCGGCGGAAGTGGCCGAGATCGAAAAGCCTACACCGGGACAAGGCCAGGTTCTGGTCCGGGTTCTTGCCGCTGGCGTGAACGGTATTGACTGGAAAGTTCGTGAAGGCCTGTTACAGAATGACTTTCCGCTTCCACTACCGATCATTCTGGGCGCCGAGTTGGCCGGGATTGTCGTCGCTGTCGGTCCCGGTACCTCTCGCTTTCATATCGGTGACCGTGTCATGGGCGCAATAGAAGGGTTGGGTGCATATGCCGAATTCGTGGCAATCAATGAAGTAATCCTTTCTCCGACACCTGAGGGTCTGAAAAATATCCATGCTGCCGCCATCCCCGTAGCCGCCGTCGCGGCATGGAACAGCTTATATCAAGCAGGACCGCTCTATCGGGGGCAGCGCATCCTCATTCATGGCGCTGCCGGTGGTCTGGGGTCTTACGCTGTGCAATTTGCCAAACGAGAGGGTGCCGAAGTCTTTGCCACTGCGGGCTCGGCTGATCTGGACTTCGTCCGCAGCCTTGGTGCAGATCATGTCATTGATTATCATTCACAACGTTTTGAGGACGTTGCCCGAAACATAAACCTGGTGCTGGATTACGTAGGCGGAGACGTGCTGGACCGCTCCTGGCAGGTTTTGACAGAGGATGGCGTTATCACTGGCACCACCTCGCCAGACATTCTGGCCCGAAAGCCGGCTAATCGCCGGGGGTTCTGGTTTATGAATAAGCCTGATCCCGTATTACTGGAAACGCTGGCCAGAGAAGTCGCCAGCGGCACGCTTCAGTCCAGAATTGGCGGCATCGTGGGATTCGCTGATATTCCGAACGCCATCGAACGTAACCGTACCGCCTCTCGGACCGGGAAGGTCATTGCAGACTTTTCACGTTAA
- a CDS encoding IS3 family transposase (programmed frameshift), which translates to MAKPKYSLETRMAVVSHYLSGHDGTQRTAERFGVERTSVRRWVRAWQLHGIDGIAWKNDRHSPAFRIAVVRTALDEELSMREAAARFNISNETVVRHWINVYKDAGEKGLLSIKPGRSKDMAKPQKASPLTDAALEKLSPEELRAELRYLRAENAYLKKPEGLSSKREKRQKARIISELRREYALNDLLCAAGMSRSTWYHNMDALKRVDRHAELKDKISEIYHCHKGRYGYRRITLSLRKQGLLVNHKTVQRLMAELSLRSLVRVKKYRAWKGETGRVAPNILRRDFSASKANEKWVTDVTEFSVQGKKLYLSPVLDLFNREIISYSLSERPVMEMVNTMLRDAFLKLSPEDAPLLHSDQGWQYRMAGYQAKLKAQGMTQSMSRKGNCLDNAVMENFFGTLKSEYFYLSQFSSINELRKGIEEYIHYCNNERISLKLKGLSPVEYRTQALKAA; encoded by the exons ATGGCAAAGCCAAAATATTCCCTCGAAACCAGAATGGCAGTGGTCAGCCATTACCTCTCCGGTCATGACGGGACACAACGGACCGCAGAACGTTTTGGGGTCGAAAGAACGTCAGTTCGTCGCTGGGTCAGGGCCTGGCAATTACACGGCATTGATGGCATTGCCTGGAAAAATGACCGCCATTCTCCGGCGTTCCGGATTGCTGTTGTCCGCACTGCTCTCGATGAAGAACTTTCGATGCGTGAAGCTGCTGCACGGTTTAATATCTCAAATGAAACCGTTGTCCGGCACTGGATTAATGTCTACAAAGACGCAGGTGAGAAAGGACTTCTGAGCATAAAACCGGGCCGGAGCAAAGACATGGCAAAACCCCAAAAAGCCTCACCCCTTACTGATGCAGCGCTGGAAAAGTTATCTCCCGAAGAACTGCGGGCTGAACTCCGTTATCTGCGTGCAGAGAATGCTTACCTAAAAAAGC CTGAAGGCCTTAGTTCAAAGCGAGAAAAACGGCAGAAAGCCAGAATAATCAGTGAGCTAAGGCGTGAGTATGCGCTCAATGACCTTCTATGTGCAGCGGGTATGTCCCGCAGTACGTGGTATCACAATATGGATGCGCTGAAGCGGGTGGACAGGCATGCTGAGCTGAAAGACAAAATCAGTGAGATATATCACTGCCACAAAGGGCGTTATGGCTACCGCAGGATCACGCTCTCACTGAGAAAGCAGGGACTGCTGGTGAACCATAAAACAGTACAGCGGCTGATGGCGGAGCTGTCGCTCCGGTCTCTGGTAAGGGTGAAGAAATATCGCGCGTGGAAAGGAGAAACTGGCAGGGTTGCGCCCAACATCCTGAGGCGGGACTTCAGTGCATCAAAAGCCAACGAAAAGTGGGTTACGGATGTGACAGAGTTCTCGGTACAGGGTAAAAAGCTTTACCTGTCGCCGGTGCTCGATCTTTTTAACCGGGAAATTATCTCATACAGCCTGTCGGAGAGACCGGTGATGGAAATGGTTAATACCATGCTGCGTGATGCGTTTTTAAAGCTCAGCCCGGAAGATGCCCCCCTGTTGCACTCGGATCAGGGCTGGCAGTATCGAATGGCAGGCTATCAGGCAAAGTTAAAGGCGCAGGGCATGACGCAAAGTATGTCGCGTAAAGGAAACTGCCTGGATAATGCGGTGATGGAGAACTTCTTCGGTACGCTGAAATCGGAGTATTTTTATCTGAGTCAGTTCAGCAGTATCAATGAACTGAGGAAGGGGATAGAGGAATATATTCATTACTGCAACAACGAAAGAATAAGCCTGAAATTAAAAGGCCTGAGTCCGGTGGAATACCGAACCCAGGCCCTGAAAGCCGCTTAA
- a CDS encoding AbrB/MazE/SpoVT family DNA-binding domain-containing protein, which yields MQTVKLRQQGGAMIVTIPRDYATSAGWTVGTEITVKRQGTELSLSPTTRSPRGAFTIAELLGQIDREEIASLNNSVKEFTSAAPTGKEYW from the coding sequence ATGCAAACTGTAAAATTGCGCCAACAAGGCGGAGCCATGATCGTGACTATTCCCCGCGATTACGCAACATCGGCAGGCTGGACTGTAGGTACTGAAATTACTGTAAAACGCCAGGGCACAGAATTAAGCCTCTCGCCAACTACACGCTCCCCGCGCGGCGCATTTACCATTGCTGAACTGCTAGGCCAGATTGATCGCGAAGAAATAGCATCCCTTAACAATAGCGTGAAAGAATTCACCAGTGCGGCTCCAACCGGTAAGGAATATTGGTAA
- a CDS encoding type II toxin-antitoxin system PemK/MazF family toxin produces the protein MVKGRIPQRGDIWHFNPNPIAGRELRDKHYCIVITVEELNDALGVAICCPISTNADAARSAGVTVSVTPMDTEAGNIRGVVLCHQVRALDLNAREATFETVAEDNLLREVIFKLTNLIDPQ, from the coding sequence ATGGTAAAGGGAAGGATTCCGCAACGTGGAGATATTTGGCACTTTAACCCAAATCCAATAGCCGGGCGTGAGCTCAGGGATAAGCATTACTGTATCGTTATCACGGTAGAAGAATTAAACGACGCACTCGGCGTTGCAATATGCTGTCCGATATCAACAAATGCTGATGCTGCCAGATCAGCAGGCGTGACCGTATCCGTTACGCCGATGGATACCGAGGCCGGAAATATACGCGGCGTGGTTCTCTGCCACCAGGTGCGAGCGCTCGATCTAAACGCCCGAGAGGCAACGTTTGAAACTGTTGCTGAAGATAATCTGTTACGTGAAGTTATTTTTAAACTCACTAATCTGATTGATCCACAATAA
- a CDS encoding quinone oxidoreductase family protein, whose translation MHVVRITAFGAPDQLTFSEVDDLVAGKDQVIVEVEAIGVGLVDVLKRRGALGGMPGLVPGSEVAGRIMSLGPDVAPSLLGQRVYVQSSGGGYADQLTAGTDSLVYLPDAVTAQEAVALGVNALVAFFSQQLGRLATGERVLIRGASGGIGLASVQMAAALGAEVTAITNSNNAAAIEELGAQHIVCRDRNETPAGEFDVIMDPVGGKDVGEFIGMLKTYGRYVLVGAAAGFPDPDFGKAILAAFPKSPTFSVFSMASVSNEQVKEAFSHVFTMAKRSAIKPIISQIFPLAEANRAHEAIEDGTFGKIILHP comes from the coding sequence ATGCATGTTGTCAGAATAACTGCCTTTGGTGCACCCGACCAGTTGACGTTCTCCGAAGTGGATGACTTGGTAGCGGGCAAGGATCAAGTAATAGTAGAAGTTGAGGCCATCGGCGTTGGTCTCGTTGATGTCCTCAAGCGTCGGGGCGCTCTTGGCGGTATGCCGGGACTCGTACCGGGCAGCGAAGTTGCAGGGCGGATCATGTCGCTCGGCCCAGACGTAGCCCCCTCACTTCTGGGCCAGCGGGTATATGTGCAATCGAGCGGCGGGGGATATGCGGATCAGCTAACCGCCGGCACAGATAGTCTCGTCTATTTGCCCGATGCCGTTACGGCGCAAGAAGCTGTCGCACTAGGGGTCAACGCGCTTGTTGCCTTCTTTAGCCAGCAACTTGGGCGTCTTGCAACCGGCGAACGAGTGTTGATCCGGGGTGCCAGTGGGGGAATCGGTTTGGCGAGCGTACAGATGGCAGCCGCACTTGGTGCCGAGGTTACCGCGATTACTAATTCAAATAATGCCGCTGCAATCGAAGAGCTAGGTGCACAGCACATCGTGTGCAGAGACAGGAATGAGACACCGGCGGGCGAGTTCGACGTGATTATGGATCCAGTTGGTGGCAAGGATGTAGGCGAATTCATTGGCATGCTAAAAACATACGGACGCTACGTCTTGGTCGGGGCTGCTGCGGGTTTCCCTGACCCCGATTTCGGTAAAGCAATCCTAGCGGCTTTTCCAAAATCACCTACCTTTTCGGTATTCAGCATGGCATCGGTTTCCAACGAGCAAGTTAAGGAGGCATTTTCCCATGTTTTTACAATGGCCAAGAGGTCTGCCATAAAACCCATTATTAGTCAGATATTTCCCCTGGCGGAGGCCAATCGAGCGCATGAGGCCATCGAAGATGGCACGTTCGGAAAGATAATTCTCCATCCGTAA
- a CDS encoding TetR/AcrR family transcriptional regulator, with protein sequence MSNEPALRDDAQKNRELILYAAEELFLEKGADVPLEEVAKRAGVGIGTLYRRFPTREALLAATSNERFLSLAESSRMRDPDITPGDAVRAYLEELASNTSNYQSLAASIGTVIQCGTPGCNAITAEGRRLLQRG encoded by the coding sequence TTGAGTAATGAACCTGCCCTCCGGGATGACGCGCAGAAAAACCGCGAACTTATTCTTTATGCCGCCGAGGAGCTTTTCTTGGAAAAAGGAGCAGATGTTCCACTGGAGGAAGTTGCCAAGCGCGCAGGCGTCGGTATCGGTACGCTTTATCGTCGCTTTCCGACGCGTGAGGCACTTTTGGCCGCTACTAGCAATGAGCGTTTTTTGTCGCTGGCAGAGAGTAGTCGGATGCGTGACCCAGATATCACTCCAGGTGATGCGGTACGAGCTTATCTTGAAGAACTTGCTAGCAACACGAGCAATTATCAGAGCCTTGCTGCTTCGATTGGGACTGTTATTCAATGCGGGACGCCCGGATGTAATGCGATCACTGCTGAAGGGCGTCGGCTGCTTCAGCGTGGATAA
- a CDS encoding SDR family oxidoreductase, which yields MRTCISQDAGKNYSPRPSKRSATGRLAEPNEVARAVLFLASSDSSFVAGHELFVDGGVSAV from the coding sequence GTGCGCACGTGTATATCACAGGACGCAGGCAAGAACTACTCGCCGAGGCCGTCAAAGAGATCGGCCACGGGGCGGTTGGCAGAACCGAACGAGGTAGCACGAGCAGTCCTCTTTCTCGCATCAAGCGATAGTAGCTTTGTCGCTGGACATGAACTTTTCGTGGATGGCGGTGTATCCGCGGTTTAG
- a CDS encoding SDR family oxidoreductase codes for MTILVTGSTGRIGTLVTAQLAHAGSTVHALTRSLDKARFPAGVIAVQGDLLDAASVRKALIGVKTLFLLISNAPDELTQAINTLGLAREAGVQGIVYLSVTRANAYTDVSHFTAKHAAEAMIAQLDLPTTVLRASYFMQNDAAQKDSLQQAGLYVSPLGSLGVSMVDVRDIADAAVIELLRRDNASGPLPRETYELSGPDALTSASAAAAWAAALGREVRSAGDDLNVFEKAVAARAPAWLAYDMRAMMQRYQKDGSVATPEEIARLTVLLGRPPRSYSAFVTETVKQWQV; via the coding sequence ATGACCATCCTCGTTACCGGCAGCACCGGCCGCATCGGCACCCTAGTCACCGCACAGCTCGCCCATGCCGGCTCGACCGTGCACGCCCTCACCCGCTCGCTAGACAAGGCACGGTTTCCGGCAGGCGTGATCGCGGTTCAAGGCGACCTGCTTGACGCCGCGTCGGTCCGCAAGGCGCTCATCGGCGTGAAGACCCTGTTCCTGCTGATCAGTAATGCGCCGGACGAGCTGACGCAGGCGATCAATACGCTGGGGCTGGCGCGAGAGGCCGGTGTGCAGGGCATCGTCTACCTGTCGGTCACCCGCGCCAATGCGTACACTGACGTCAGCCATTTCACCGCCAAGCACGCGGCCGAAGCGATGATCGCGCAACTTGATCTGCCCACCACCGTTCTGCGCGCTTCGTACTTCATGCAGAACGACGCCGCACAGAAGGACTCGCTACAGCAGGCCGGCCTGTATGTGTCGCCGTTGGGCAGCCTGGGGGTATCGATGGTGGATGTGCGCGACATCGCCGATGCGGCCGTCATCGAACTGTTGCGGCGTGATAACGCCAGCGGACCGCTGCCGCGTGAAACCTACGAGCTGAGCGGGCCGGATGCCCTGACCAGTGCGTCTGCCGCTGCAGCGTGGGCCGCGGCGCTCGGGCGCGAGGTGCGCTCTGCGGGAGATGACCTCAATGTTTTCGAGAAGGCAGTCGCCGCAAGAGCGCCTGCATGGCTAGCTTACGATATGCGGGCCATGATGCAGCGCTATCAGAAGGACGGTTCGGTCGCCACGCCGGAAGAGATCGCGCGGCTGACAGTTTTGCTCGGTCGGCCGCCTCGCAGCTACAGCGCCTTCGTCACCGAGACCGTAAAGCAGTGGCAGGTCTGA
- a CDS encoding IS3 family transposase (programmed frameshift): protein MAKFSLKFKQEVAEKYLEDELSLKSVARMYNISPCTVRKWAYAYREHGIGILTGKKGRYSVDLKLTVVKEVVDDGFSVRETAVAHGIPAFGTVCTWLEKYRKYGEDAFIQKNKKIIPVPDENVNPATPRSALTENEREELELLRVENAYLKKLKGLGSGENMLSTQEKVSIVNELRQEWSLSRLLIAAKLPRSTFYYHAKRLVAPGRYQSARTLVLKIYHQHKGRYGYRRIRLACRNEGILLNGKTVRKLMKELGISSLIRVKKYRSYKGEQGRICDNLLKRQFGAEHPNEKWVTDVTEFKVNGKKLYLSPIMDLYNGEIIAYNLATRPLPSMVKAMLTDALKVLTEGEHPLLHSDQGWQYQMPRWQRWLKDNDIIQSMSRRGNCLDNAAIESFFGTLKSECYYLNEYKNVDDLRQDIIGYIDYYNRLRIKEKLGGLSPVQYRLRQAA, encoded by the exons ATGGCAAAATTTTCATTGAAATTCAAACAGGAAGTTGCAGAAAAATACTTAGAGGACGAGTTGAGTCTGAAATCTGTAGCTAGGATGTACAACATCAGTCCCTGCACGGTAAGAAAGTGGGCGTATGCCTACCGGGAGCATGGGATAGGCATCCTTACGGGTAAAAAGGGGCGTTATTCTGTGGATTTAAAACTTACGGTAGTAAAGGAAGTCGTGGACGATGGCTTTTCTGTTCGTGAAACTGCAGTAGCACATGGGATACCAGCTTTCGGAACTGTATGTACCTGGCTTGAAAAATATAGAAAATATGGTGAGGATGCATTCATCCAAAAAAATAAAAAGATCATCCCTGTGCCCGATGAAAACGTCAATCCAGCCACTCCCCGATCAGCATTAACTGAAAATGAGCGAGAGGAACTTGAGCTGCTCAGAGTAGAGAATGCCTATTTAAAAAAGCTGA AAGGCCTTGGTTCAGGAGAAAACATGCTCAGCACTCAAGAAAAAGTGAGTATTGTTAATGAACTAAGGCAGGAGTGGTCATTGTCCCGGTTGTTAATCGCCGCAAAGCTGCCCCGGAGCACATTCTACTATCATGCCAAACGTCTTGTTGCCCCGGGTCGATATCAGTCTGCCAGGACGCTTGTGCTGAAAATCTATCACCAGCATAAAGGTCGCTATGGTTACAGGCGGATCAGACTGGCATGTCGTAACGAAGGGATTTTACTTAATGGCAAAACCGTCAGAAAACTAATGAAAGAGCTAGGCATTAGCAGTCTGATCCGCGTCAAAAAATACCGTTCATATAAAGGAGAACAAGGAAGAATCTGCGATAATCTCCTGAAACGCCAGTTTGGTGCGGAACACCCCAACGAAAAATGGGTAACGGATGTCACTGAATTTAAAGTGAATGGTAAGAAACTGTACTTGTCCCCCATCATGGATCTTTATAATGGCGAAATCATTGCTTATAACCTCGCTACCCGCCCCTTACCATCAATGGTGAAAGCCATGCTCACTGATGCTTTAAAAGTGCTGACTGAAGGGGAGCACCCATTGTTGCACAGCGATCAGGGGTGGCAATACCAGATGCCGCGATGGCAACGCTGGCTAAAGGACAATGACATAATCCAAAGCATGTCGCGCCGTGGAAATTGTCTTGATAATGCGGCTATAGAGAGCTTTTTCGGGACATTGAAATCCGAATGTTATTACCTCAATGAATATAAAAATGTGGACGACTTGAGGCAAGACATCATCGGATACATTGATTATTATAACCGATTGAGGATAAAGGAAAAGCTTGGAGGTCTTAGCCCAGTGCAATATAGACTAAGGCAAGCAGCATAA
- a CDS encoding LysR family transcriptional regulator has translation MSAVNFNGLSVFIVVARERSFTRAAAALGISQSAVSHNINAVEEKLGIRLLTRTTRGAAPTEAGERLLSNLAPYYAGIETELAALTELREKPSGTVRISAHDHAATTILWPKLRTLLRDYPDITIEINIEYGLIDIVAERFDAGVRNGNQIANDMIAMRISPDYRMLVVGSPDYFKQHSIPRTPHDLMKHNCANLRLSTHRGLYPWEFEKEGKSLNVQVPGQMIFNTSPQLLTAALEGDALAYAPEDVVQPWISKGELIAVLEDWSPLSPGYHLYYPSRKHSLPAFRLVLDALRD, from the coding sequence ATGAGTGCAGTTAATTTTAATGGTTTGTCGGTATTTATTGTTGTTGCCCGTGAGAGAAGCTTTACCCGTGCAGCGGCAGCGCTCGGTATATCGCAGTCTGCAGTCAGCCACAACATCAATGCGGTGGAGGAGAAGTTAGGTATACGACTTTTAACACGTACCACGCGCGGAGCAGCCCCGACAGAAGCAGGAGAACGTCTTCTGTCAAATCTGGCACCTTACTACGCGGGTATTGAAACCGAACTTGCCGCTTTGACTGAATTACGCGAGAAACCGTCAGGCACGGTCCGAATAAGCGCACATGACCATGCTGCAACGACCATTCTTTGGCCGAAACTCCGGACGCTGTTACGTGACTATCCGGATATCACCATCGAAATCAACATTGAATACGGGCTGATTGATATCGTTGCTGAACGTTTTGATGCAGGAGTCCGGAATGGCAATCAAATTGCTAATGACATGATCGCTATGCGAATCTCGCCTGATTACCGGATGTTAGTGGTCGGCTCACCTGACTATTTTAAACAACATTCAATCCCCCGAACACCTCACGATTTGATGAAGCATAACTGTGCAAATCTCCGGCTTTCAACCCACCGAGGTCTCTATCCCTGGGAGTTTGAGAAGGAGGGGAAAAGTCTGAATGTTCAAGTTCCAGGACAAATGATTTTTAACACCTCACCGCAACTTCTGACCGCTGCCCTTGAGGGAGATGCTTTAGCTTACGCTCCTGAAGATGTGGTACAGCCCTGGATCAGTAAGGGGGAACTCATCGCCGTACTCGAAGACTGGAGTCCACTGAGTCCCGGCTATCATCTCTATTATCCCAGCCGAAAGCACTCTTTACCTGCTTTTCGGTTGGTTTTGGATGCCCTGCGTGACTGA